Proteins encoded together in one Impatiens glandulifera chromosome 1, dImpGla2.1, whole genome shotgun sequence window:
- the LOC124919939 gene encoding RAN GTPase-activating protein 2-like, with translation MEISAPTPHPHSISIKIWPPSQNTRLTLVERIVDNLLNQSISTLKYGFLTKEEAAKNGKEIEESAFKIGNELFEKESDGDGNSAVQLYAKECSKNILEILKRGSRPKEVKETCFDISNGKRAFIEEEEARELLKPLKEPGNCFTKICFSNRSFGLGAANVAKPILESIKNQLEEVDLSDFVAGRPEEEALQVMNIFSAALEGSVLRLLDLSNNALGEKGVRAFEKLLKSQSKLEKLYLMNDGISEEAAGAVCELIPSTANLKVLHFHNNMTGDEGALAIAEIVKQSPLLEDFRCSSTRVESDGGIALCEALETCSQLKRLDLRDNMFGVEAGKSLSKTILKRGNLIEEIYLSYLNLEDEGVIAIVDALKESSPLLEVLDIAGNDITAGAAPSIVACIKEKEYLVKLILSENDLKDEGAIEISSALEASHGPLKEVDLSVNSIRRAGARMIAQAVVGKPEMKLLNLDGNFISDEGVDELKSIFKSSPGVLGSLDENDPEGSDDHDSETEEKESGDDDEDDLEAEMKKLGINSSS, from the coding sequence ATGGAGATTTCCGCACCAACTCCACACCCACATTCAATTTCTATCAAGATATGGCCTCCAAGCCAGAATACTCGTTTAACGCTTGTGGAGAGAATTGTCGATAATCTCTTGAACCAATCTATTTCTACCCTGAAATATGGCTTCTTGACTAAGGAAGAGGCTGCAAAGAATGGAAAAGAGATTGAAGAATCTGCTTTCAAGATTGGAAATGAACTCTTTGAGAAGGAGTCTGATGGTGATGGAAATTCTGCTGTTCAGCTATATGCTAAGGAATGTAGCAAGAACATTTTGGAAATCCTGAAAAGGGGTTCTAGACCAAAGGAGGTGAAAGAAACTTGTTTTGATATATCTAATGGAAAACGTGCCTTTATTGAAGAAGAGGAGGCTCGGGAGCTTTTAAAGCCTCTTAAGGAACCGGGAAACTGTTTTACCAAGATTTGCTTTAGTAATCGAAGCTTTGGTTTGGGTGCAGCTAATGTTGCTAAACCTATTCTAGAATCTATCAAGAATCAGTTGGAAGAAGTTGATCTGTCTGATTTTGTGGCTGGAAGACCAGAAGAAGAAGCTCTTCAGGTCATGAACATATTCTCAGCTGCGCTTGAAGGATCTGTCCTGAGATTGCTAGATCTTTCGAATAATGCATTGGGCGAGAAAGGGGTTAGAGCGTTTGAGAAGCTTCTGAAATCACAGAGCAAACTAGAGAAACTCTATTTGATGAACGATGGTATTTCTGAAGAAGCTGCAGGAGCTGTCTGCGAATTGATTCCTTCAACGGCGAATCTCAAAGTGCTACACTTCCATAACAACATGACTGGAGATGAAGGGGCTTTAGCAATTGCTGAAATTGTGAAGCAATCTCCCTTGCTGGAGGACTTTAGATGCTCCTCCACAAGGGTGGAATCTGACGGTGGTATTGCTTTGTGCGAAGCTCTTGAAACCTGTTCTCAATTGAAGAGGCTTGATTTACGAGACAACATGTTTGGTGTAGAAGCAGGAAAATCTCTTAGTAAAACTATTCTGAAACGTGGAAATCTTATCGAAGAGATTTATTTGAGTTACTTGAATCTAGAAGATGAAGGTGTGATTGCTATAGTTGATGCTCTGAAAGAATCATCTCCACTGCTGGAAGTTCTTGACATTGCTGGAAACGATATAACAGCCGGAGCTGCCCCTAGTATAGTGGCATGTATAAAGGAAAAGGAATATCTGGTGAAATTGATCCTATCTGAGAACGATCTCAAGGATGAAGGGGCGATTGAGATCAGTTCAGCACTAGAGGCAAGCCATGGGCCACTAAAAGAGGTTGATCTTAGTGTGAATTCAATTAGGAGGGCTGGGGCTAGGATGATTGCCCAAGCTGTGGTTGGAAAACCGGAAATGAAGTTGTTGAACCTGGATGGGAATTTCATATCTGATGAAGGTGTTGATGAGTTGAAGAGTATATTCAAATCATCTCCTGGTGTTCTTGGTTCGTTAGATGAAAATGATCCAGAGGGAAGTGATGATCATGACAGTGAGACTGAAGAAAAAGAATCTGGAGACGACGACGAAGATGATTTGGAGGCAgagatgaagaagcttggaATCAATTCTTCTTCTTAA